In one window of Zingiber officinale cultivar Zhangliang chromosome 11A, Zo_v1.1, whole genome shotgun sequence DNA:
- the LOC122031540 gene encoding dof zinc finger protein DOF5.7-like, with product MADDSSDPGGGTLPPEQGIKCPRCDSSNTKFCYYNNYSLSQPRHYCKACRRYWTKGGALRNVPVGGGCRKNKRSSRSSSASSATPSRIYPCGASAGLDFFSSLPFSRPPDNSPHGGAPVLGFSHYPTSSAISVYGGEGGFSASSSSRVGRGIHAIASSSIAASIESLSSINQDLHWRLQRQRLAMFFNDATPSSALATPTLGAISSLDDEILELGNSTSAAAKTCGGSGTPAWLMEPSNYGARVPVTAGDATSAYAAAMPMAINNGDDSNTGIWSGSPWPAWSLDMPQFGTLP from the coding sequence ATGGCCGACGACTCCTCTGATCCCGGCGGTGGCACCCTTCCGCCGGAGCAAGGCATCAAGTGCCCCCGCTGCGACTCCTCCAACACCAAGTTCTGCTACTACAACAACTACAGCCTCTCCCAGCCGCGACACTACTGCAAGGCCTGCCGCCGCTACTGGACCAAGGGCGGCGCCCTCCGCAACGTCCCTGTCGGCGGCGGCTGCCGCAAGAACAAGCGCTCTTCCAGGTCGTCCTCTGCCTCCTCCGCCACACCGTCCCGGATCTACCCCTGCGGAGCCTCCGCGGGCCTCGATTTTTTCTCCTCTCTGCCCTTCTCCAGGCCGCCGGACAACTCGCCGCACGGCGGCGCCCCTGTTTTGGGATTTAGTCACTATCCGACGTCCTCCGCCATCAGCGTCTACGGCGGCGAGGGCGGTTTctccgcttcttcttcttcgcgcgTCGGCCGCGGCATCCATGCGATCGCGAGCAGCAGCATCGCCGCGTCGATCGAGTCCTTGAGCTCGATTAACCAAGACCTCCATTGGCGGCTGCAGAGACAGAGGCTCGCCATGTTTTTCAACGACGCGACGCCGTCATCGGCGCTCGCGACTCCGACGTTAGGCGCCATATCGTCCCTCGACGACGAGATATTGGAGCTCGGGAACAGTACTTCGGCTGCCGCCAAGACCTGTGGCGGTTCCGGAACTCCGGCGTGGCTCATGGAACCTTCTAATTATGGCGCGCGCGTGCCCGTTACCGCCGGGGACGCCACATCGGCCTACGCCGCCGCTATGCCAATGGCCATCAACAACGGCGACGACAGCAACACCGGAATTTGGAGTGGAAGTCCGTGGCCGGCATGGAGCCTCGACATGCCGCAATTTGGCACGCTACCTTAA